Proteins co-encoded in one Flavobacterium sp. M31R6 genomic window:
- a CDS encoding carbon-nitrogen hydrolase family protein, whose translation MILAAAQTKPKRGDIDANLLDHYRLVELAAKNGAELIVFPELSITGYEREDAAQLAFSANDSRLDYLKKLATENKITIIAGAPIRIESSLFLGEFCIAPNDSVSIYTKQFLHTGEEIYYQPSFDYNTILEIENERISCAICADIDNPKHAENASKNNSSTYVASIFFSPNGIPQAHQSLQNYASEYQMNVLMANFGGDSYGSPSGGCSAFWNNKGELIAQMKDSGSGLLLVEKHSSDWTSKILND comes from the coding sequence ATGATTTTAGCAGCTGCTCAAACAAAACCGAAACGAGGAGATATTGATGCCAATCTTTTGGATCATTATCGTCTAGTAGAATTGGCTGCCAAAAATGGAGCGGAACTAATAGTATTTCCGGAACTGTCCATTACAGGTTATGAAAGAGAGGATGCTGCACAATTGGCTTTTTCCGCAAATGATTCCCGATTGGATTATTTAAAAAAATTAGCCACCGAAAATAAAATCACTATCATCGCAGGAGCTCCAATTCGAATAGAATCAAGCTTGTTTTTGGGCGAATTTTGCATCGCTCCAAACGATTCTGTTTCCATATACACCAAACAATTTTTACATACAGGTGAAGAGATTTATTACCAGCCTTCGTTCGATTACAATACAATACTCGAAATAGAAAACGAACGCATTTCCTGTGCTATTTGTGCCGATATTGATAATCCGAAACACGCAGAAAATGCAAGTAAAAACAATAGTTCGACCTATGTTGCCAGTATTTTCTTTTCGCCAAATGGGATTCCGCAAGCACACCAATCATTGCAAAACTATGCTTCGGAATATCAAATGAATGTCCTGATGGCTAATTTTGGTGGTGACTCTTATGGTAGCCCATCTGGCGGCTGTTCTGCTTTTTGGAACAACAAAGGAGAATTGATTGCCCAAATGAAAGATTCAGGATCTGGATTACTGCTTGTAGAAAAGCACAGTTCTGATTGGACAAGCAAAATACTGAACGATTAA
- a CDS encoding aminodeoxychorismate/anthranilate synthase component II, protein MKKILVIDNYDSFTYNLVHYLEDLDCEVTVYRNDEFDIDEISGFDKILLSPGPGIPDEAGLLKAVITKYAPTKSILGVCLGQQAIGEVFGGTLSNLDKVYHGVATLVKTSVNDELLFEGLGNEFEVGRYHSWVVDANLPDVLEATSFDENGQVMSLRHKTYDVRGVQFHPESVLTPNGKKILENWLKN, encoded by the coding sequence ATGAAAAAAATACTAGTCATAGACAATTACGATAGTTTCACTTATAATTTAGTGCATTATCTGGAAGATTTAGATTGTGAAGTTACCGTTTACAGAAACGATGAATTTGATATTGATGAAATCTCGGGTTTCGACAAAATATTACTTTCTCCAGGACCAGGAATTCCTGATGAAGCGGGTTTATTAAAAGCTGTAATTACAAAATATGCCCCAACAAAAAGTATTCTTGGAGTTTGTCTCGGACAACAAGCTATTGGAGAAGTTTTTGGAGGAACACTTTCTAATTTAGACAAAGTGTATCACGGAGTGGCGACACTAGTAAAAACATCTGTTAATGACGAACTTTTATTCGAAGGTTTAGGAAATGAATTTGAAGTGGGACGCTACCATTCGTGGGTAGTTGACGCAAATTTACCCGATGTATTGGAAGCCACTTCCTTTGACGAAAACGGTCAGGTAATGTCGTTGAGACACAAAACATACGATGTTCGAGGTGTACAATTTCATCCAGAAAGTGTGTTGACACCAAACGGAAAAAAGATTTTGGAAAACTGGTTGAAGAACTAG
- a CDS encoding GyrI-like domain-containing protein → MFRTWIPNSKYDLDHRPHFEILGAKYKKDDPNSEEEIWVPIKE, encoded by the coding sequence ATCTTCAGAACTTGGATTCCCAATTCAAAATACGATTTGGACCACAGACCCCATTTTGAAATATTGGGAGCAAAATATAAAAAAGATGACCCAAATTCGGAGGAAGAAATCTGGGTTCCTATTAAAGAATAA
- the trpB gene encoding tryptophan synthase subunit beta, with protein sequence MSYNVNEKGYYGEFGGAYIPEMLYPNVEELRQKYLEITAEPEFKAEFDQLLKDYVGRPSPLYFAKRLSEKYNTKIYLKREDLNHTGAHKVNNTIGQILVAKRLGKKRIIAETGAGQHGVATATVCALMGMECIVYMGEIDIARQAPNVARMKMLGAEVRPALSGSRTLKDATNEAIRDWINNPVDTHYIIGSAIGPHPYPDMVTRFQSVISEEIKWQLKEKEGRENPDYVVACIGGGSNAAGTYYHFLHEPEVGIIAVEAAGKGVNSGHSAATSKLGKVGIIHGCKTLLMQTPDGQITEPYSISAGLDYPGVGPMHAHLAQTGRGEFFSVTDDEAMTAGLELTKLEGIIPAIESAHAFAVLNQKKFKPTDIVVISLSGRGDKDLDNYIDYFKL encoded by the coding sequence ATGTCATACAACGTCAACGAAAAAGGCTATTACGGAGAATTTGGAGGTGCCTACATTCCTGAAATGTTATACCCTAATGTAGAAGAATTACGTCAGAAATATTTAGAAATCACAGCCGAACCAGAGTTTAAAGCTGAGTTTGACCAACTGCTCAAAGATTATGTTGGCCGTCCAAGCCCTTTGTATTTTGCCAAGAGACTTTCTGAAAAATACAATACCAAAATCTATCTCAAAAGAGAAGACTTAAATCATACAGGTGCACACAAAGTCAACAATACCATCGGACAAATATTGGTTGCAAAACGTTTGGGCAAAAAACGAATCATTGCCGAAACAGGTGCCGGTCAGCACGGAGTCGCAACAGCTACTGTTTGTGCCTTAATGGGTATGGAGTGTATTGTGTACATGGGCGAAATCGACATTGCTCGTCAAGCACCAAATGTTGCCCGAATGAAAATGCTAGGTGCCGAAGTTCGTCCTGCACTTTCGGGGTCACGAACGCTGAAAGACGCCACTAACGAAGCGATTCGCGATTGGATTAACAATCCTGTAGATACGCATTATATCATTGGTTCGGCCATCGGACCACATCCTTATCCTGATATGGTTACCCGTTTTCAAAGTGTCATTTCCGAAGAAATCAAATGGCAGTTAAAAGAAAAAGAAGGGCGCGAAAACCCTGATTATGTTGTCGCTTGTATTGGTGGAGGAAGCAACGCTGCAGGAACTTATTATCACTTTTTGCACGAGCCAGAAGTTGGAATTATTGCCGTAGAAGCTGCTGGAAAAGGTGTAAACAGCGGACATAGCGCAGCGACCAGTAAACTAGGAAAAGTGGGCATCATTCACGGTTGCAAAACCCTATTGATGCAAACTCCAGATGGTCAAATTACAGAACCCTACTCGATTTCTGCAGGGCTTGATTACCCAGGAGTTGGCCCTATGCACGCCCATTTGGCACAAACGGGACGTGGCGAATTCTTTTCAGTAACCGATGATGAAGCTATGACAGCCGGTTTAGAGCTTACAAAACTCGAAGGTATTATTCCTGCAATTGAAAGCGCCCATGCATTTGCGGTTTTAAATCAGAAAAAATTCAAACCAACTGATATTGTCGTAATTAGCCTTTCTGGTCGCGGCGACAAAGATTTAGACAATTACATCGATTATTTCAAATTGTAA
- a CDS encoding GNAT family N-acetyltransferase: MTTTTRTTSDNIDFQNLVVLLDEVLRMKDGEAHDFYAQHNTLDKINHVAVCYQDDVAIGCGAFKKFDSNTVEIKRMFVHPDHRGKGIASAVLKELEIWASEIHYANCVLETGKNNPEAIAMYQKNGYEIISNYGQYKNIETSVCLKKSISK, encoded by the coding sequence ATGACCACCACAACAAGAACAACCTCCGATAATATCGATTTTCAAAACCTTGTCGTTTTACTTGATGAAGTTTTAAGAATGAAAGATGGTGAAGCTCATGATTTTTATGCCCAGCATAATACACTAGACAAAATCAATCATGTTGCGGTTTGTTATCAGGACGATGTAGCAATTGGTTGTGGTGCATTCAAAAAATTTGATTCGAATACTGTCGAAATAAAAAGAATGTTTGTTCATCCTGATCATCGGGGAAAAGGAATTGCAAGTGCAGTTTTAAAAGAACTGGAAATTTGGGCAAGCGAAATCCACTATGCCAACTGCGTTCTGGAAACTGGCAAAAACAATCCCGAAGCCATTGCAATGTATCAAAAAAACGGTTACGAGATAATCTCTAATTACGGTCAATATAAAAATATTGAAACTAGCGTTTGCTTAAAAAAATCCATTTCTAAATAG
- a CDS encoding phosphoribosylanthranilate isomerase, whose amino-acid sequence MKLKICGMKYPDNMLEVGSLLPDYMGFIFWPKSARYFEGEMPELPKSIRKTGVFVNESISVIEEKVAKYNLQAIQLHGQESVEFCSELKTKFGAEIEIIKVFSADENFDFSVLKPYESVCDYFLFDTKGKLPGGNGTTFDWRILEKYPSTKPFFLSGGIGIEELDSIKEISKTNLPLYAIDINSKFEIEPGLKNIQLCKDALQCISTIKKI is encoded by the coding sequence ATGAAACTCAAAATCTGTGGTATGAAATATCCCGACAATATGCTAGAAGTAGGTTCGCTCCTACCCGATTATATGGGATTTATATTTTGGCCAAAATCGGCTCGCTATTTTGAAGGAGAAATGCCCGAATTACCAAAATCAATTCGAAAAACTGGGGTTTTTGTCAATGAAAGTATTTCTGTAATTGAAGAAAAAGTAGCGAAATACAATTTACAGGCAATTCAATTACACGGTCAGGAATCGGTTGAATTTTGTTCGGAATTAAAAACTAAATTTGGGGCTGAAATTGAAATCATCAAAGTTTTTTCAGCAGACGAAAATTTTGATTTCAGCGTTTTAAAACCATACGAATCGGTTTGTGATTATTTCCTTTTTGACACCAAAGGAAAACTTCCCGGCGGAAACGGAACCACTTTCGATTGGCGAATATTGGAAAAATACCCATCGACAAAACCTTTCTTCCTCAGTGGTGGAATTGGAATTGAAGAATTGGACTCTATAAAAGAAATTTCGAAAACCAATTTACCGCTTTATGCCATAGACATAAACAGTAAATTTGAAATTGAACCAGGATTAAAAAACATACAATTATGTAAAGATGCACTGCAATGCATCTCAACAATTAAAAAAATATAA
- a CDS encoding cytochrome c family protein translates to MKTVKIKFFISCLFIFFLISCNKQKEQKTETIVNVQPETELDLLALKEKSKLGKDTVITVINDPVYHKTKKYHAVNALLLLKNEIDLSKVDIKNTSIIFECIDGYKPEMPLELFLKTNPFLAFKDVDAPKGSNWEKIVKNGNEMNADPFYLVYTSTSTDNQEYKWPYNVIKFRLESKNKNVEALQPKDDEVAMKGFALFQKHCITCHAINGIGGEMGPELNYPKSVTEYWKENELVDYIVDPASFRHKVKMPTLGITKQESQEIVKYLKYMSGKKIEVRK, encoded by the coding sequence ATGAAAACAGTTAAAATCAAATTTTTCATTTCTTGCCTTTTTATATTTTTCCTTATTTCTTGCAACAAGCAAAAAGAGCAAAAAACGGAAACAATAGTTAATGTCCAACCCGAAACGGAATTGGATTTACTGGCTTTGAAGGAAAAAAGCAAACTGGGAAAAGATACTGTTATCACTGTTATTAATGATCCAGTTTATCATAAAACAAAGAAATATCATGCCGTAAACGCATTGCTTCTTTTAAAAAACGAAATTGATTTATCAAAAGTTGACATAAAAAACACATCAATAATTTTTGAATGCATCGATGGCTACAAACCTGAAATGCCTCTTGAATTATTTTTAAAAACAAATCCTTTTCTGGCTTTCAAAGATGTTGATGCTCCAAAAGGCTCCAATTGGGAAAAGATTGTCAAAAACGGAAACGAGATGAATGCTGACCCTTTTTATTTGGTTTACACATCAACGTCAACAGATAATCAGGAATACAAATGGCCTTATAATGTTATCAAATTTCGACTTGAATCGAAAAATAAAAACGTTGAAGCCTTGCAGCCAAAAGATGATGAGGTAGCAATGAAAGGTTTTGCACTATTTCAAAAACATTGCATTACCTGTCATGCCATAAACGGAATTGGAGGCGAAATGGGACCTGAATTAAATTATCCCAAAAGCGTAACCGAATATTGGAAAGAAAATGAATTAGTTGATTATATCGTAGATCCGGCTTCTTTCAGACACAAAGTAAAAATGCCTACACTGGGAATTACAAAACAAGAATCGCAGGAAATAGTTAAGTATTTAAAATACATGTCTGGAAAGAAAATAGAAGTTAGAAAATAG
- the trpC gene encoding indole-3-glycerol phosphate synthase TrpC translates to MNILDKIIIDKKREVVLRKSIIPVSQLEASVFFGKETISLSQSLKNSNSGIIAEHKRRSPSKAIINQSFTVEEVVKGYESAGACGISVLTDGKYFGGSLDDLLLARASVNIPLLRKEFIVDEYQILEAKAHGADLILLIAAVLTREEIKSLSEFAKKLGLEVLLEVHNLEELEKSIMPTLDMIGVNNRNLKTFEVSLDFSKELASKIPNDFVKVSESGISSIEAINELKPYGYKGFLIGENFMKTDNAGKAATEFIEQLK, encoded by the coding sequence ATGAATATTTTAGATAAAATCATAATCGACAAAAAAAGAGAAGTTGTGCTCAGGAAATCCATCATTCCAGTTTCACAATTGGAAGCTTCGGTTTTCTTTGGAAAAGAAACAATTTCTTTAAGTCAAAGTTTAAAAAACAGTAACTCTGGAATCATTGCAGAGCACAAACGCCGTTCGCCTTCAAAAGCAATTATCAATCAAAGTTTTACTGTTGAAGAAGTCGTAAAAGGTTACGAAAGTGCCGGTGCCTGCGGAATTTCGGTTTTGACGGATGGAAAGTATTTTGGAGGTTCTCTAGACGATTTGCTTTTGGCAAGAGCATCAGTAAATATTCCGCTTTTGCGAAAAGAATTTATTGTTGATGAATACCAAATTCTGGAAGCCAAAGCTCACGGAGCCGATTTGATTTTGCTTATCGCAGCCGTTTTGACAAGAGAAGAAATCAAATCATTATCTGAATTTGCTAAAAAACTAGGACTTGAAGTATTACTAGAAGTACACAATCTTGAGGAATTGGAAAAATCAATTATGCCAACATTGGACATGATTGGTGTAAACAATCGAAACCTGAAAACTTTCGAAGTAAGCCTTGATTTCAGCAAAGAATTGGCTTCAAAAATTCCAAATGATTTTGTAAAAGTTTCCGAAAGCGGCATAAGCTCCATTGAAGCTATCAACGAACTGAAACCATACGGCTACAAGGGATTTTTGATTGGGGAAAACTTCATGAAAACCGATAATGCAGGAAAAGCGGCAACAGAATTTATTGAACAGTTAAAATAA
- the trpA gene encoding tryptophan synthase subunit alpha translates to MNRINQKLQEDKKILSIYFSAGYPNLNDTVQIIQDLEKNGVDMIEIGLPFSDPLADGPTIQASSTQALHNGMTTQILFDQLKDIRQSVTIPLVIMGYFNPMLQYGVENFCKKCAEIGIDGLIIPDLPVDVYAEQYKATFEKYGLINVFLITPQTSDERIRFIDGVSNGFIYMVSSASVTGSQTGFGNTQEDYFKRIGDMNLKNPQVVGFGINNSETFNQATQYAKGAIIGSAFITHLTENGTGKIGEFVKAIR, encoded by the coding sequence ATGAACCGAATAAATCAAAAATTACAAGAAGACAAGAAGATACTTTCCATATACTTTTCGGCTGGATATCCTAACTTAAACGATACCGTACAAATCATTCAGGATTTAGAGAAAAATGGTGTAGATATGATCGAAATTGGATTACCATTCAGTGATCCTTTGGCCGATGGACCAACTATACAAGCTAGTTCAACACAGGCTTTGCATAACGGAATGACAACACAAATTTTATTTGACCAACTAAAAGACATTCGTCAAAGCGTAACCATTCCGCTAGTGATTATGGGTTATTTCAATCCGATGTTGCAATACGGAGTGGAGAATTTCTGCAAAAAATGCGCTGAAATTGGCATCGATGGCTTGATCATTCCCGACCTTCCGGTAGATGTATATGCTGAACAGTACAAAGCTACTTTTGAAAAATACGGATTAATCAATGTGTTTTTGATTACACCACAAACTTCAGATGAACGCATTCGTTTTATTGACGGTGTTTCGAATGGATTTATCTATATGGTGAGTTCGGCGAGTGTAACGGGATCACAAACTGGTTTTGGAAATACCCAAGAAGATTATTTCAAACGCATTGGGGATATGAATCTTAAAAATCCACAAGTAGTAGGCTTTGGAATCAACAATTCCGAAACCTTCAATCAGGCCACCCAATATGCCAAAGGAGCCATTATTGGAAGTGCATTTATCACCCATTTAACAGAAAATGGAACTGGGAAAATTGGAGAGTTTGTGAAAGCTATTCGTTAG
- a CDS encoding TetR/AcrR family transcriptional regulator, whose amino-acid sequence MKTDFNEKQIQILHVAEKLFAEKGFDGTSIRDIAKEAKINVAMVSYYFGSKEQLLESIILNRVTDIKLQLDILTLEDLNPLQKIQKLIELYIDKINSNRCIYKIMHFEFSSSQRVINLQAFTDLKKGNLKSIESIIQDGQEKGIFRKDIVIPLLTTTILGTYFHFHLNRPFYENLLDLKTEEEYNTYIKTTLTMHIQQTIKALLTYES is encoded by the coding sequence TTGAAAACGGATTTTAATGAAAAACAAATTCAAATTTTACACGTAGCCGAAAAGCTATTTGCAGAAAAAGGATTTGACGGCACTTCGATAAGGGACATTGCCAAGGAAGCTAAAATAAATGTCGCCATGGTTTCCTATTATTTTGGATCCAAAGAGCAATTATTGGAATCCATTATTTTAAACCGTGTCACAGATATTAAACTTCAACTGGATATTTTGACTTTGGAAGATTTAAATCCACTTCAAAAAATACAAAAACTTATTGAACTTTATATTGATAAGATAAACAGTAACAGATGCATATACAAAATTATGCACTTTGAATTTTCCTCAAGTCAAAGAGTAATTAACCTTCAAGCTTTTACAGATTTAAAAAAAGGAAACTTAAAATCAATCGAATCCATTATCCAAGATGGTCAGGAAAAAGGAATTTTCAGAAAAGACATTGTCATTCCACTTCTTACCACAACGATTCTGGGCACCTATTTCCATTTTCATTTGAATAGGCCTTTTTACGAAAATCTATTAGACTTGAAAACCGAAGAAGAATACAATACCTATATAAAAACAACTTTAACAATGCACATTCAACAAACCATTAAAGCCCTCTTGACATATGAAAGTTAG
- a CDS encoding gamma-glutamylcyclotransferase family protein, with protein MQKLFAYGTLRDQDVHENLFGRVLQGTPETLIGYELNEIQIEEEFGIEHYPIIMETNDSNDTISGILYEVSMRELHQADLYEGLHYKRVEVTLQSNQKAWAYSAAI; from the coding sequence ATGCAAAAATTATTCGCTTACGGTACTTTACGAGATCAAGATGTTCATGAAAACCTTTTTGGACGTGTTCTTCAAGGAACTCCAGAAACATTGATTGGTTATGAATTAAATGAAATCCAAATCGAAGAAGAATTTGGCATAGAACATTATCCAATTATTATGGAAACCAATGATTCCAATGACACCATTAGTGGAATTTTATATGAAGTCTCAATGAGAGAACTTCATCAGGCAGATTTGTATGAAGGCCTGCATTACAAACGTGTGGAAGTAACGTTGCAATCAAACCAAAAAGCTTGGGCTTATAGTGCTGCCATTTAG
- the trpD gene encoding anthranilate phosphoribosyltransferase — protein MKNILNRLINHEILTKEESKNVLVNISSGSYNPSQISAFLTVYMMRSISIEELAGFREALLELCIRVDLSDYNTIDLCGTGGDGKDTFNISTLASFVAAGAGIKVAKHGNYGVSSISGSSNVMEKLGVKFSNDGEFIEKCIDKAGIAILHAPLFHPAMKNVGPIRKELGVKTFFNMLGPMVNPSFPKNQLVGVFNLELARMYGYLYQNTNVNFTILHSLDGYDEVSLTGPTKIITSTKEGILNPNDFGVSLLEQSEIEGGKTIEESAEMFMNIISGKGNEAQNNVVCANAGIAIATVTKCTPLEGFELAKESLLSGKGLVALNKLQELSK, from the coding sequence ATGAAAAACATATTAAACAGATTAATCAACCACGAAATTCTGACCAAAGAGGAATCCAAAAATGTTTTGGTAAATATCTCCAGCGGGAGTTACAATCCAAGTCAGATTTCGGCCTTTTTGACCGTATATATGATGCGAAGCATTAGTATTGAAGAATTGGCGGGATTCAGGGAAGCGCTTTTGGAATTGTGCATTCGAGTTGATTTATCCGATTACAACACTATCGATTTATGCGGTACAGGTGGTGACGGAAAAGATACTTTCAACATTTCAACTTTAGCTTCATTTGTTGCAGCTGGAGCAGGAATAAAAGTGGCCAAACACGGAAATTACGGAGTTTCCTCTATTTCGGGTTCCAGTAACGTGATGGAAAAATTAGGAGTTAAATTCAGCAATGATGGTGAATTTATTGAAAAATGCATCGACAAGGCCGGGATTGCCATTTTACACGCGCCTTTGTTTCACCCTGCCATGAAAAATGTGGGGCCAATACGAAAAGAATTGGGAGTTAAAACTTTTTTCAATATGTTGGGACCAATGGTAAATCCATCTTTCCCAAAAAACCAATTGGTAGGTGTTTTTAATCTCGAATTGGCCAGAATGTATGGCTATTTATATCAAAATACCAATGTCAATTTTACGATTTTACATTCCTTGGATGGTTATGACGAAGTGTCTTTGACAGGACCTACAAAAATTATAACCAGCACCAAAGAAGGAATTCTAAATCCTAACGATTTTGGTGTTAGCCTTTTGGAACAAAGCGAAATTGAAGGCGGAAAAACCATCGAAGAATCCGCAGAAATGTTTATGAATATTATCTCCGGAAAAGGAAACGAAGCCCAAAATAATGTCGTTTGTGCTAATGCCGGAATAGCAATTGCAACAGTTACCAAATGCACGCCGTTGGAAGGTTTTGAACTGGCTAAAGAAAGTTTACTTTCCGGAAAAGGATTGGTAGCTTTGAATAAATTACAAGAATTAAGTAAATAA
- a CDS encoding anthranilate synthase component I family protein — translation MKTYKLQTNYKQILADTITPVSIYFKIRDKFPNSLLLESSDYHGNDNSFSYICCNPIASIKIENETIFKKYPDGTSETITVDTNTNIPEIIQNFSGQFQSDKTDFKFINNGLFGYISYDAVRYFEKVTIAKKENSNSIPDVYYAVYQNIIAINHFKNEAYIFCHSLDGKNNISEIEQLLQSRNIASYKFSKEGEGFSNLTDEEFKQNVALAKKHCFRGDVFQLVLSRRFTQGFKGDEFNVYRALRSINPSPYLFFFDYGDFKIFGSSPEAQIIVKNRKAEIHPIAGTFKRTGDDEKDAVLAKNLSEDKKENSEHVMLVDLARNDLSRHGHNVNVEKYREVQFFSHVIHLVSKVTGHLHEKATTMQVVADTFPAGTLSGAPKHRAMQLIEDYEKTNRNFYGGAIGFMDFEGNFNHAIMIRTFLSKNHQLHSQAGAGIVASSDEESEMQEVYNKLLALNKALDLAETI, via the coding sequence ATGAAAACATATAAACTACAAACAAACTACAAACAAATCCTGGCCGATACCATAACGCCAGTGAGTATCTATTTCAAAATAAGAGATAAATTCCCCAATAGTTTATTACTGGAAAGTAGCGATTATCACGGAAACGATAACAGTTTTTCCTATATCTGCTGCAATCCAATCGCTTCTATAAAAATAGAAAACGAAACCATCTTCAAAAAATACCCAGATGGAACTTCGGAAACAATTACCGTTGATACAAACACAAATATTCCAGAAATTATTCAAAATTTTTCAGGACAATTCCAATCGGACAAAACGGATTTTAAATTCATCAATAATGGTTTATTTGGATATATTTCTTATGATGCCGTTCGCTATTTCGAAAAAGTAACCATTGCCAAAAAAGAAAACAGTAATTCGATTCCCGATGTGTATTATGCAGTTTATCAAAACATCATTGCTATCAACCATTTCAAAAATGAAGCTTATATTTTCTGTCACAGTCTAGATGGTAAAAATAACATTTCCGAAATTGAACAACTGTTACAATCCAGAAACATTGCTTCTTATAAATTTTCCAAAGAAGGTGAAGGTTTTTCGAATCTAACCGATGAAGAATTCAAACAAAATGTGGCTTTGGCCAAAAAACATTGTTTCCGTGGTGATGTGTTCCAATTGGTATTATCCAGAAGATTTACCCAAGGTTTCAAAGGAGATGAATTCAATGTTTATAGAGCTTTAAGGAGCATCAACCCTTCCCCTTACCTGTTCTTTTTTGATTATGGTGATTTCAAAATATTTGGTTCTTCACCTGAAGCTCAAATTATTGTCAAAAACCGTAAAGCCGAAATACACCCTATTGCTGGAACATTCAAAAGAACCGGTGATGACGAAAAAGACGCTGTACTTGCCAAAAATTTATCAGAAGACAAAAAAGAAAATAGCGAACACGTGATGTTGGTCGATTTGGCTCGAAATGATTTAAGCCGTCACGGACACAATGTAAATGTGGAAAAATACAGAGAAGTGCAGTTTTTCTCGCACGTTATCCATTTGGTTTCCAAAGTGACAGGACATTTGCACGAAAAAGCGACAACAATGCAAGTGGTTGCCGATACTTTCCCTGCAGGAACTTTGAGCGGAGCGCCAAAACACAGAGCGATGCAATTAATAGAAGATTACGAAAAAACAAACCGTAATTTTTATGGAGGCGCCATCGGTTTTATGGATTTTGAAGGTAACTTTAACCATGCGATTATGATTCGAACTTTCTTGAGTAAAAATCACCAATTGCACTCACAAGCTGGCGCCGGAATCGTAGCCAGCTCTGACGAAGAAAGTGAAATGCAAGAAGTTTATAATAAATTACTGGCTTTGAATAAAGCATTGGATTTGGCAGAAACGATATAA
- a CDS encoding YceI family protein → MRNLKSVSIILLVLFSFNQGISQTYKIDVSKSIINWEGKKITGQHEGTINFKDGYLVFKDKKVTGGSFTADMKTLSNTDQTGSSKSKLEGHLRSEDFFNIDNYPISTLVFKSIASKGNNTYLINADLTIKGITNSIQFDLVVNGKKATAELTINRTKYDIKYGSGSYFDDLGDKTIYDDFDLNVTLVY, encoded by the coding sequence ATGAGAAACTTAAAATCAGTTAGTATTATTTTACTCGTTCTTTTTTCCTTCAACCAAGGAATTTCACAAACCTATAAAATTGATGTTTCCAAAAGTATCATTAACTGGGAGGGGAAAAAAATAACGGGTCAACACGAAGGAACTATCAACTTCAAAGACGGCTATCTTGTTTTCAAAGACAAAAAAGTGACTGGAGGAAGTTTTACTGCGGATATGAAAACACTATCAAATACAGATCAAACAGGAAGTTCCAAATCTAAATTAGAAGGCCATTTAAGATCGGAAGACTTTTTTAATATTGATAATTATCCTATATCTACTTTAGTGTTTAAGAGTATTGCCAGTAAAGGAAACAACACTTATCTCATAAATGCTGATTTGACTATTAAAGGAATTACAAATAGTATCCAGTTTGATCTAGTTGTTAACGGAAAGAAAGCTACCGCCGAATTAACTATAAACCGAACCAAATATGACATCAAATACGGTTCAGGAAGTTATTTTGATGATTTAGGGGATAAAACTATTTATGATGATTTTGATTTAAACGTGACTTTGGTTTACTAG